Proteins from one Belonocnema kinseyi isolate 2016_QV_RU_SX_M_011 chromosome 8, B_treatae_v1, whole genome shotgun sequence genomic window:
- the LOC117178757 gene encoding apolipoprotein D-like: MIQVGILLLTCTGALAQVPGFGSCPKVDVVQNFDVSKYLGVWYEVQKYFAVFEFGGKCITANYTQKSDGSVNVLNRQINVLTGKPSTIEGSAKLAGSTNEGKLSVVFPSVPGQIPAPYWILDTDYENYAVVFSCTDVTLFHAKIIWILTRKQDPSKEVLEKAYSVLDKNQLSRSPLMKTIQKNCTSAH; encoded by the exons ATGATTCAGGTTGGAATCCTTCTTCTGACTTGCACTGGAGCTTTGGCTCAAGTTCCTGGTTTTGGATCTTGTCCAAAAGTGGATGTGGTGCAAAATTTTGATGTGTCAAAG tatttagGTGTTTGGTACGAAGtccaaaaatattttgcagtttttgaatttggtggaaaatgcatAACTGCAAACTACACACAAAAGTCAGATGGTTCAGTAAATGTTCTCAACAGGCAAATTAACgtttt aaCTGGAAAACCATCAACAATTGAAGGCAGTGCAAAATTGGCTGGCAGTACGAATGAAGGAAAACTGTCTGTCGTTTTTCCATCCGTTCCAGGACAAATTCCTGCCCCATATTGGATTTTGGATACCGATTATGAAAACTATGCCGTCGTCTTTTCCTGTACTGATGTAACCCTCTTCca tgccaaaattatttggattttgaCAAGAAAACAGGATCCATCAAAAGAAGTACTCGAGAAGGCTTATTCAGTTCTTGACAAGAACCAATTGAGCAGATCTCCATTGATGAAAACGATTCAGAAAAATTGTACAAGTGCCCATTGA